The following proteins are encoded in a genomic region of Glycine max cultivar Williams 82 chromosome 18, Glycine_max_v4.0, whole genome shotgun sequence:
- the LOC100792465 gene encoding transcription repressor MYB6, with amino-acid sequence MIRLHKLLGNRWSLIAGRLPGRTSNDVKNYWNAYMRRKVHSHNKDNKIKKQETKSTVKPHEVIKPIPRVLTKTSPWLQRKFINSPKVGVSEEGATSSENWWETLLADKEDNAVFNNNNNTCFFGGVHGELNLWNEELTSIDFDFVTQGELGGIVNFQNP; translated from the exons ATGATCAGATTGCATAAGCTTTTGGGAAACAG ATGGTCCCTAATTGCTGGGAGACTTCCGGGAAGAACTTCAAATGATGTTAAGAACTACTGGAACGCCTACATGCGCCGTAAAGTTCACtctcacaacaaagacaacaaaatAAAGAAGCAAGAGACCAAATCAACAGTGAAACCCCACGAAGTGATTAAGCCTATTCCTCGAGTTTTAACAAAAACATCCCCATGGTTGCAACGGAAATTCATTAATAGTCCCAAAGTTGGTGTTAGTGAAGAAGGTGCAACATCATCAGAGAATTGGTGGGAGACATTGTTAGCTGACAAGGAAGATAATGCAGtatttaacaacaacaacaacacgtGCTTCTTTGGTGGGGTGCATGGAGAGCTTAACCTTTGGAACGAAGAGCTTACTTCAATTGATTTTGACTTTGTTACACAAGGTGAACTTGGAGGGATTGTGAACTTTCAAAATCCATAG
- the LOC100792995 gene encoding transmembrane emp24 domain-containing protein p24delta9 — protein MSNPNHIHILRVLLLAPALMASIVNSMQFELKSGQSKCISEDLKSNVITVGNYYVLNPNNDGFPIPDSHKITVRVRSPYGNDFHYGDSVHSGNFAFTAAEAGDYTACFSVPSNLNLAVTVLVDFVWKNGFAAKDWSKVVKKGHIEVMELELQKLNDIASSIHDEIFYLREREVEMQDLNDETNTKMFTFTLVSILVCLSVAGLQLWHLKSFFEKKKLI, from the exons ATGTCAAATccaaatcatattcatattctTCGTGTTCTTCTTCTCGCCCCTGCATTGATGGCTAGCATTGTGAATTCAATGCAGTTCGAGCTGAAATCCGGTCAATCCAAGTGCATTTCCGAGGATTTGAAGAGTAACGTCATCACCGTCGGTAATTACTACGTTCTTAATCCCAACAACGATGGATTCCCCATTCCTGATTCTCACAAGATCACTGTGAGG GTGCGTTCACCTTATGGGAACGATTTTCACTATGGGGATAGTGTGCATTCCGGTAATTTTGCATTTACTGCAGCTGAGGCTGGTGATTACACTGCTTGTTTTTCGGTGCCATCCAATCTCAACCTTGCGGTAACTGTTCTCGTTGATTTTGTTTGGAAAAATGGGTTTGCTGCGAAGGACTGGTCTAAGGTTGTCAAGAAGGGGCATATTGAA GTAATGGAATTGGAGTTACAGAAGTTGAATGATATTGCCTCATCTATCCACGACGAGATCTTTTATCTTCGTGAAAG GGAGGTAGAGATGCAAGATCTTAACGACGAGACCAACACCAAGATGTTTACCTTCACTTTGGTTTCTATTTTGGTTTGCTTGTCTGTGGCTGGTTTGCAACTATGGCATTTGAAGTCATTCTTTGAGAAGAAGAAGCTAATCTAA
- the LOC100793516 gene encoding pentatricopeptide repeat-containing protein At5g06540 gives MGTTTVAFTLAHMAERCTCMRDLKLLHAHAFRTRLHDHTVVLGKLFRFAAVSPLGDLRYAHRMFDQMPHPTTFFYNTLIRAHAHSTTPSLSSLSFNLMRQNNVAPDQFSFNFLLKSRSRTTPLTHHNDVHGAVLKFGFCRHLHVQNGLIHFYANRGMTLLARRVFEDVLQLGLEVDVVSWSGLLVAHVKAGELEVARRVFDEMPQRDVVSWTAMLTGYSQAKRPREALELFGEMRRSGVWPDEVTMVSLVSACASLGDMETGMMVHRFVEENGFGWMVALCNALIDMYGKCGCLEEAWRVFHGMTRKSLITWNTMVTVCANYGNADEAFRLFEWMVCSGVVPDSVTLLALLVAYAHKGLVDEGIRLFESMDRDYGVEPRIEHYGAVIDMLGRAGRLQEAYDLLTNIPIPCNDAVWGALLGACRIHGDVEMGEKLIKKLLELKPDEGGYYILLRDIYVAAGQTVEANETRQAMLASRARKNPGCSWVEG, from the coding sequence ATGGGAACCACCACTGTTGCGTTCACCCTCGCCCACATGGCAGAGAGGTGCACGTGCATGCGCGACCTGAAGCTCCTCCACGCCCACGCGTTCCGCACGCGCCTCCACGACCACACGGTGGTCCTTGGCAAGCTCTTCCGCTTCGCCGCAGTGTCGCCACTCGGCGACTTACGCTACGCCCACCGCATGTTCGACCAAATGCCCCACCCAACTACCTTCTTCTACAACACCCTCATCCGCGCCCACGCCCATTCCACCACCCCTTCTCTCTCCTCCCTCTCCTTCAACCTCATGAGGCAAAACAACGTCGCCCCGGATCAGTTCTCCTTCAACTTTCTGCTCAAGTCACGCTCAAGAACCACCCCTTTGACTCACCACAACGACGTACACGGCGCGGTTTTGAAGTTCGGGTTTTGCCGTCACTTGCACGTCCAGAACGGTTTGATACACTTTTATGCCAATAGGGGGATGACCCTTTTGGCAAGAAGGGTTTTTGAGGATGTTCTGCAACTGGGTTTGGAGGTTGATGTTGTGTCCTGGTCCGGGTTGCTTGTGGCACACGTAAAAGCTGGTGAGTTGGAGGTTGCAAGGAGggtgtttgatgaaatgccCCAAAGGGATGTGGTTTCATGGACTGCCATGTTGACAGGGTATTCTCAGGCGAAACGGCCTAGAGAGGCACTAGAGTTGTTTGGGGAGATGAGGCGCTCTGGGGTGTGGCCGGACGAGGTTACCATGGTGAGCCTGGTCTCGGCTTGTGCGAGTTTGGGAGACATGGAGACGGGGATGATGGTTCACAGGTTTGTGGAGGAAAATGGGTTTGGGTGGATGGTTGCTCTTTGCAATGCCCTCATTGACATGTATGGGAAGTGTGGGTGCTTGGAGGAGGCATGGCGTGTGTTTCATGGGATGACGAGGAAGAGCTTGATCACATGGAATACAATGGTGACTGTGTGCGCAAACTATGGGAATGCTGATGAGGCATTTAGGTTGTTTGAATGGATGGTTTGTTCTGGGGTTGTGCCTGATTCGGTGACACTTCTGGCACTTCTGGTTGCGTATGCTCATAAGGGGTTGGTCGATGAGGGAATTAGATTGTTTGAGAGCATGGACAGGGACTATGGAGTTGAACCTCGTATTGAGCATTATGGTGCTGTGATAGATATGTTGGGGCGTGCAGGGCGATTACAGGAGGCTTATGATCTGCTTACAAATATTCCGATTCCATGCAATGATGCTGTTTGGGGAGCTCTGCTTGGAGCCTGCAGGATTCATGGTGATGTTGAAATGGGGGAAAAGCTtataaagaagttgttggagtTGAAACCAGATGAAGGGGGATACTATATTCTCCTGCGTGATATCTATGTTGCTGCAGGTCAGACTGTAGAAGCCAATGAGACGAGGCAAGCCATGCTGGCTAGTAGAGCTAGGAAAAATCCTGGTTGTAGTTGGGTGGAAGGCTGA
- the PHO1-H6 gene encoding phosphate transporter PHO1 homolog 9, translated as MKFGKEFVSQMVPEWEEAYMDYNSLKATLKNMSKFRELNESAPMASTPKGSLKRRLTLYRAFSGLTDRQRGSPRKGEDEVILVRAEEGEGSEGLYQTMFLKPSEEGAEQDLVFFKKLDHEFNKVNSFYKKMVNGMVEEAEELSKQMNALIALRIKVDNVGFRNLGSNGISTSFSMNHDINDAKTGLSRVHMDVIHEVEMSNGTHLENGSGNYEEQTTSKTSVGAFRPASLETLDHVKINMTTPETPLSTIKGLLSSSKSDQSFSKKELRKAEEQISIALKEFYNKLRLLKSYSFLNLLAFSKIMKKYDKVSSRNASKDYLKMVDSSYVGSSDEVNRLMERVEHAFIKHFANGNHRKGMNTLRPTAKKERHRITFLLGLFTGCSIALIVALIILIHARNILYSEGRTRYMDNIFPLYSLFGYIVLHMIIYSANIYLWRRYKINFPFIFGFKEGTELGYREVFLLSSGLAVLSLAAVLSNLDMEMDQRTKSFSALTELVPLCLVIVLLLITFCPFNIIYKSSRFFLIQCAFHCVCAPLYKVNFPENFLADQLTSQVQAFRSLEFYVCYYFWGNFKTRSNNCLKSDVYKAFYLIVAIIPFWIRCLQCFRRLLEERNTMHGLNGLKYISTVVALVLRTTNEFQRGMVWKILAATSSGIATIVNTYWDIVIDWGLLRRNSRNPWLREKLSVPNKNVYFVAMVLNVILRLAWMQSVLGIRETPILHRTALTALVTCLEILRRGIWNFFRLENEHLNNVGNYRAFKSVPLPFNYEDEEENTVI; from the exons atgaagtTTGGGAAAGAATTTGTCTCACAAATGGTGCCAGAATGGGAAGAAGCATACATGGATTACAACTCTCTCAAAGCCACTCTGAAAAACATGTCAAAGTTTAGAGAGCTAAACGAGTCAGCACCAATGGCATCCACACCAAAAGGGTCTCTGAAGAGAAGGTTAACACTCTATAGAGCCTTTAGTGGTCTTACTGATAGACAAAGAGGGTCTCCTAGGAAGGGTGAGGATGAAGTTATACTTGTTCGTGCTGAGGAGGGTGAAGGCTCAGAAGGGTTGTATCAGACCATGTTCCTCAAGCCTTCTGAAGAAGGGGCAGAACAAGATCTTGTGTTTTTCAAGAAACTTGATCATGAGTTTAATAAGGTGAATAGCTTCTACAAGAAAATGGTGAATGGAATGGTTGAGGAGGCAGAGGAGTTGAGTAAGCAAATGAATGCTCTGATTGCTCTTAGAATAAAGGTGGACAATGTGGGGTTCAGAAATCTTGGTAGCAATGGGATCTCAACTTCATTTTCcatgaatcatgatataaatGATGCAAAAACTG GTCTCTCACGTGTGCACATGGATGTGATTCATGAAGTTGAGATGAGCAATGGAACGCATTTGGAAAATGGAAGTGGAAATTATGAGGAACAAACCACTTCTAAGACTTCTGTTGGGGCCTTTAGACCTGCTTCATTGGAGACCCTTGATCACGTGAAGATCAACATGACCACACCAGAAACTCCTTTGTCAACCATAAAAGGGCTTCTCTCAAGTTCAAAATCTGACCAGTCATTTAGCAAGAAAGAGCTCAGGAAAGCTGAGGAACAAATAAGCATAGCCTTAAAGGAATTCTATAATAAGCTTCGGCTTCTAAAAAGCTATAG CTTCTTAAACTTGTTGGCATTCTCAAAAATCATGAAGAAGTATGACAAG GTTAGTTCAAGGAATGCATCAAAGGATTACTTAAAGATGGTGGACAGTTCATATGTTGGAAGCTCAGATGAG GTCAATAGGCTCATGGAAAGGGTGGAACATGCCTTCATTAAGCACTTTGCAAATGGGAATCACAGAAAGGGAATGAACACATTGAGACCAACTGCTAAGAAGGAGCGGCATAGAATTACATTCTTATTGG GACTGTTTACTGGCTGCTCAATTGCCCTCATTGTGGCACTGATTATACTAATACATGCAAGAAATATTCTATATAGCGAGGGTCGTACTAGATATATGGACAACATATTTCCTCTTTACAG TCTCTTTGGATACATAGTCTTGCATATGATCATTTACTCTGCAAATATATACCTATGGAGGCGTTATAAAATCAACTTCCCCTTTATATTTGGCTTCAAGGAAGGAACAGAATTGGGATACAGAGAAGTCTTTCTTCTTAGCTCAGGCCTCGCAGTACTCTCATTGGCTGCTGTCCTCTCAAACTTGGATATGGAGATGGACCAGAGAACAAAAAGTTTTTCAGCATTGACAGAATTAGTCCCTTTATGCCTTGTCATT GTTCTGCTGCTCATAACATTTTGTCCCTTCAACATCATATATAAATCCAGCCGCTTCTTCCTTATTCAGTGTGCATTTCATTGTGTTTGTGCTCCTCTTTACAAG GTCAATTTCCCAGAAAATTTCTTGGCAGACCAGCTTACCAGCCAG GTGCAGGCCTTTAGAAGTTTGGAATTCTATGTTTGCTACTATTTCTGGGGAAACTTCAAGACCAGATCAAACAACTGCCTCAAAAGTGATGTCTACAAAGCATTTTACTTAATTGTAGCTATTATTCCATTCTGGATCCGTTGTCTTCAG TGCTTTCGACGCTTGCTTGAAGAAAGAAATACAATGCATGGGCTCAATGGGCTAAAATACATCTCAACAGTAGTAGCACTTGTCTTGAGGACTACCAATGAGTTCCAAAGAGGAATGGTTTGGAAAATTCTAGCTGCAACTTCTTCAGGCATTGCAACGATTGTTAATACATATTGGGATATTGTCATAGATTGGGGTTTGCTGAGAAGGAATTCAAGAAATCCATGGTTGAGAGAAAAACTCTCTgtaccaaacaaaaatgtatattttgttGCTATG GTGTTGAATGTTATACTGCGACTTGCATGGATGCAATCTGTTTTAGGCATTAGGGAAACTCCTATCCTGCATAGAACAGCTTTGACTGCTCTAGTAACTTGCTTGGAGATCCTTCGCCGTGGCATATGGAATTTTTTCAG GTTGGAGAATGAGCACTTGAACAATGTCGGCAACTATCGAGCATTCAAATCAGTACCCCTGCCTTTTAATTACGAAGATGAGGAAGAGAATACAGTCATATAA